The window GGGACGCCGGCTCGCGCGCACGCGCTGGGCGAAGTCGCGCAGCCGCTCGGCGTCCGGCGCGACGGCGGTGCTCACGCCGCGCACGACGGCCGGGCCAGCCAGGGGGACGTTCCAGTCGTCGAGCGGTATGGACAGGTGTACGGGGCCGGCCGGGGGCTGGCACGCCATCGCGTAGGCACGCATGAACGCCTCGGGGACGTCCTCGGCGCGGGCGGGTTCGTAGGACCATTTCACCCACGGCTTCGGCATGGTCGTCGCGTCGCGGTTCCCGAGGTAGGGCTCGCCGATCACCAGCTCACGGTGCTGCTGGCCCGAGGTGACGACCAGCGGGGTGTGGCCGTGGTAGGCCGTGACCAGGTTGCCGAGGGCGTTTCCGAGACCCGCCGAGGAATGCAGGTTCACCAACGCCGGCCGCCGGGTGGTCTGCGCGAAGGCGTCGGCCATGGCGATGACGGACGCCTCCTGAAGACCGAGGACATAGGTGAAATCGGCGGGAAAGTCCTGAAGGAACGGCTCCTCCGTCGACCCTGGATTGCCGAAGACGGTCGTCATCCCCAGCGATCTCAGCAGGTCGTACGTCACGGAGCGAACAGTTGACCCGCGGCTCATCGGAAATCAGCCCGCCTCGGTTCGATGGGACGGCTGGGGCCTGCCAGCCGGCGCACCGGATGCTGCCACGCGGCTCTCCCCACCGCCACGCCGACGAGGAGGTATGGGCCGCTGTCCATTGGACCCGGATGGTTGGCCGACCATCCCTCGGGCAGACCCGGCTGGAGACCTGATGAGGACGTGATGGTGACGACGACGTTCGGCCCGCGCGCAAAGGTGATCGCACCGGACAGGAAGGTGACCGACCTGCTCGACGTGCTACGCCTGCATATGGACATGGATGTCGCCGTTCTGGGCATGTGGGACGGCGATCTGCTGGTCGTCCAGGTCATCGCCGGCGACGGAAGAAGGTTTCACCTGGCGCCCGGCACCACCATCCGACACTGCAGAGATCTTTGCCACGAGGTCGAAAAGGGTTTATTCCCCTCGATGTCCTGCAATGTTCCTCTGGATCCCGGGACGGGGAAGGCAAATATCCTGGCCTCTCTTGAGGTCGGGGCCTACGCGATGGCCGGGCTGACGGACCCTGCCGACGAGTCATACGGGTTGTTGCTCTGCCTGGCCCGGGGGGCTCGACCGGCGCTACAGGAACGCCACAACCAGTTCCTGCGCCTGACGGCCGCGTTTCTCGGTGACTCCCTGCTCGATCTGCGACATATGTGGGAGGCGCGCAGCCAGGTGTGGTCGGCGATCAGCGATCTCATCGACGCCGGCGGCCCAAGAATCGTGTACCAGCCGATCGTCCGGCTCGACACGGGCGCCATCACCGCGGTCGAGGCGCTCGCGCGTTTCCCCAACAGATGCGGCGGGCGGGTGCACAACACCGAGGACTGGTTTCTCGACGCCGACCAGGTCGGACTGTGCGTCGAGCTGGAGATGATCGCCATTGAGCGTGCCCTCGACGCGCTGCCGCACCTCACCCGTGGCACGAGGCTCGCCGTCAACGCCTCACCCAGCACGATCGCGACGGCGATCGTCGAGTTCGTCCATGATCTGCCCGTTCGCAACCGCCTGATCATCGAGATCACCGAACACGAGAACTGCATCGCCAAGCCGGCGGCCATGCGGGCCATCCACCATCTCCGCGACCTGGGTATCCAGATCGCGATCGACGACACCGGCACGGGATACTCCGGCCTGGAGCAGCTCGTCAAGCTGCGGCCGGACATCATCAAACTCGACCACATCCTCACTCGCGGCATCAACCGCGACCCCGCTCGCCGCGCTCTCGCGACCGGTCTGGTCCAGCTGGCCCGGGAGATCGACGGAACTGTCGTCGCCGAGGGCATCGAGACCTCCGCCGAATGCGACGCCGTGATCGATGCCGGCGTCTTCTACGGTCAGGGCTACCTGCTCGGGAAACCGGCGCCGGCCCTGCCGTGAACGCCTCCCGGCGGTCGGGGTCGCGGTGGCGCGGCGTAGCCAGACGCTCAGCGCGCCGCAGACCAGCGCGAACCCGAGAAGCAGCACGGGTACGAGCCGGACGCCGGCCTTGTCGATCATCGCGCCGAGTAGCGGGGGAAACGCCACGCCGCCGATCATGGAGGCGGCGATGACAAAGGCGCTCGCCGAGGCGACGGTCGGGGCCGCCCGGGTGAGCCAGGGCAGGGCGGTGGGGAAGATCGGTGCGATGAAGAGGCCGACTCCCACATACGCGTAAGGAGCGAGCGCGGGTACGGGCGCCGCGACCAGGCAGGCCGCCATGCCAAGGCAGCTCGCGGTCACGAGCAGGGGCGCCGGGAATCGCAGGCTGAGGGGTATGGCCAGGAAACGGCCCACGGTCATCGCGAACCAGTACGCCGAGGTGGCCAGCGCGGCGGCGGAGGCACCATAGCCGACCGCCTGCAGCTGAGTGGGTTCCCAGCCGCCCACTCCCGTCTCGATCGCCACATGCAGCACGTAGATGACGACGAACGCGGCGACGACGGGCACCAGCCTGGCCGGCACGGCGGCGGGTGCGGACGCGACGGATCCGGACGCGACGGATCCGGGCGCGGTGGATCCGGGCGTGCCGATGGGCGCGGCGGTGGGCGCGGCACGGTCGCGGGATCGCACACCACCCAGGCTGGGCAGGAGGAACAGGCTGAGCACAGCCAGGGCGGCGAAGAGCCACGGATAGTGCCGGGCACCGAGCCAGGCGACCAGCGCCGGTCCCGCGATGGCGCCAATGCCGAAATGGGCGTTGAGCAGGTTGAGCATCGCCGGGCTTCGTCGTCCGAAGCCGGTAGCGAACAGCTGGTTGAGCCCGTAGTCGATCCCACCGAAGCCGAGACCGATGACGGTCGCGGCCGCCAGCGCGATCGGCCAGGTCGGCGCGGCGGCGAATGCCAGCGACCCGGCGGCCATGAGGCTGTAGGAGAGGCCAAGCAGACCCCGGTTGCCGATCCGACCCCGTAGGCGGAAGAACAGCAGGACGCCGACCAGAGCACCGACGAAGTGGGCAGACAGGCCGAGACCGGCCGCGCCCGGCGCCACGCCGTACTTCGCACGGATCTCGGGGATCGCGGGGCCGTACAGGGCCTGGAGCGCCCCGATCACCATGAAGCCGACGCAGGAGGCGACCACGGCCACGGCGCTGACCGGACCGGACGTCGACAGGCGAGATCGCACGGGCATAGTGACCATACGAACATTTAGAATGTTTATATGTCAACGGATCGCTCACCAAGAAGACATGATCGACCATGGTTGGGCCCGGCGGGCCCCACGAGCCACCCGGAGCCAGCCCTGTCCGGGCAGAATCGACCCGTGAACGCTGCCGAGCGGCACCGGCTGGTCCTGACGGTGCTGGGCGAGCGCAACCGCGCCTCGGTCGCCGAGCTGGCCAAGGTCACCGGGGCATCCGAGATGACCGTGCGGCGCGACCTGGAGCAGCTGGAATCCCAGGGCGCGCTGCGCCGGGTGCACGGCGGCGCGGTCAGCGCGCCGCTCAGCGGAGTCGAACCGCCCTACGCCGTGCGCGCCCTCGCGGACACCGAGACCAAGGCCAGGCTCGGCGCGGCCGTCGTGGAGCTGCTCAGGGATGGCGAGACGGTAGCGCTGGACACCGGGACGACCGCCGTCGCCGTCGCCGCGGCCATGGCCGGCCGCCAGCTGACCGTCACGCCGCTCTCGCTGCACGCCGCCGGGCGCCTCGCCGCGCAGGACGGCATCCAGCTGCTCATGCCCGGCGGCCAGGTCCGCAGGGGCGAGCTGTCCTTCCACGGCGAGCTGGCCGTGCGCACGTTCGAGGAACTGCGCTACGACACGTTCATCCTGTCCTGCTGCGGGGTCGACGCCACCACCGGCGCCACCGCCCACGACCTCGACGACGTCCAGGTGAAGCGGGCCGCCGTCCGCGCCGCCCGGCGCACGATCCTCGTCGCCACCGCGGACAAGCTCGGTCACGTCACCTTCGGCCGCGTCTGCCCACCGGACCAGATCAGCCTGCTGATCACCGACGCCCCCAGGACCGCCGCCCCCGTCCGAGAGCTCCTGGCCGCCGGCGTCGAGGTCACCACCATTCCCTGACCAGCCGGAACCACGGAACCAGCACGGACCCGGCTACTGCGAACCGTGGCCGAGGACAATGTTCCGGAAGTCTCCACCGCGTGACCGGAACACCGAACGCCCAAGAGATCCAAGGGGACGATCGTCCGTCGACCACCTCAGGGGACGTGGCCTGATGGCGACCGCGGCGGGTCGGGGGGCTGTCCGCGGGGGCGCCAGAACTGCCAGCCGAAGGGCGCCTTCGGCCAGGAGGGATCGGGGCGCCAGCCTGGATAGGGAATCCAGCCGTCTGGTGGCCGCGGCCAGCGCGGCGGTGGTTGGAACACAGGCCGTCGGACGGGGTGGTAGCCACGATTCGCCGAGGCCGCGACCAGCAGTATGAAGATCAGCAGGTCCAGGATCAGGGCGGTCACGCCCAGGCCCGGCGTCGCCGCGACCCACTCCCGCAGGGTTTCGGCGTGCGGTCCCGAGAGGTCGGCGCGGTCCGACGGCAGTGGGTAGGTGAAGTAGGCGATCAGCAGGCCGATGTACGCGACCACGATCGCTACCAGGGGCACGACCGGTTGGCGGCGCCAGAACGCCGCGCCAAGCACCGTGAGTACCAGTGCGGTGCTCGCCGCTCCCGGCGCGAGCCACGGCGGTGGCGGCGAGCCGACCGAGGGGTCCCGGTAGGTGGCGGAGGCGTGGTCGCCGGTGGCCGCGTTGTCTGGATGCATCGTGAGCTGTCCGGTGGGGATCGGGCCGACGGCTGTGACGTCCGACCACGACCAGGTGGGGGCGGGGACGAAGTGGTCCCCGTCGTCGTCCGGCTGCCGTGACCACCGCGCCGTCGCCGGCCAGGGGCTGGAGATCTCCAGGTCCACCCAGTGGTAGCCGAGCCCGTGCAGGCCTGTCACCACCTTCGTGGGATCGAAGGCGAAGGCCGGTTCCGGCGTCAGCGGGTAGACGTCATCCAGTCGTGTTTCGGCGGCCCACCACCCGCCGTTTCGGAGCAGCGGGCCGCCATCGGGATCGACGACTCTGGGGAGCGTCTCTCGCGGTTCGGTCAGGATCAGCCGGGCAACCGACTGGGCGACCGTCCTGGTCTGGCGCCAGTCGGCCTCGTCGTCGAGCCAGACCTCGAGCACGGCGCCGCCACGTGAGTCGAGGTGGAGGCTGACTGACGCGTGCCCGGATGCCGCCGGCCCCCCGCCTCCCGGATCGCCCATCGTCATCAGGCCCGTGATCATGATGCCGATGAGGCCGATCGTCGGAGGCAGCGCCGTCGGCAGGCTGCGGTCGGGCGGCCACAGAGACCGAAGTCTTTGGATGCTTGGGCCGGTCCACCCACTGAGCAGACGAACCATCGGGCAATTATGGAGCGAAGGGAGCGCCGCCATGGGCGACATCGATGTGCGAACTCTGCTCGGCGGTGTCGACCTCCGAGAACCGCCGCGATGGTGAGCGGCTCGCACCGATGTTCACGGCTCATGAGGCAGTAGCGTTGGTGCCGCCGTCGTCCAGTGAGCGCCGACCGCCTCAGCGAACGCGCTCCAGCAGCCGGATGCGCATGACCAAGGTCACTATTCGCTCTGCACTTCGCCATTCCGCTGCGGGGCATGCACGACGAAATAGTCCTCACGCTCGCCGGGCGATGGTGCCGATATGGCCGGAGGCGCTGGTCCGCGGCGTCAGATGTCGTCGACGACTGGGCAGTCGGCTGAGGCGCAGGTGGGCTGCCCGGGTGCGGGCGACTGTCAGCGGGGCTCTGGCGGCCGATCATCGGGCTGGCTGCTGCGCGCCCTGTCGCCCGCCGCGGTCACGAGCGCGGGAAGAATCGCGTCATGACCGTGCTGCGGACCGCGCGTCTCGTGTTGAGGCCTGTCGAGTCTGGTGATCTGGCCGCGGTGCTCGCCTACCGGAACGATCCCGACGTGGCGCGCTATCAGGGGTGGCCGTTGCCCTACACCAGCGAACATTTCGCCACCCTGCTGAGCGCGGACGGCGGGCCAGACAGTGGAGGCTGGGTCAACCAGGGCATCTGCGACCCGAGCGGCCTCGTCGGCGGGATCGCTCTGCGCCTGGACGGCGACGAGGCGGAGCTGGGCATCTCCCTGGCGACAGCAGTCCAGGGCAGGGGCTACGCCACCGAGGCGCTCGCGCGGCTCACCGAGCACGCCTTCACCGACCTCGGCCTGCGGCGCCTGCGCGCCAACGTGGATCCGCGCAACGAGGCGGTCATCCGTCTCCTGCTGCGCGCCAACTGGCATCACGAACGCACGTCATGTGCGACGTACTGGCATCGCGACCACTGGGCCGACGAGGCCTGGTACACCCTCGACCGCCCGCATTGACGCGCGCCGCGGAACGCGAAGATCTCAGCGCCGCCGCGAGGGCGATCGCCGATGGCGTCTATCAGGGGGTCGCAATCAGAGCCTGATCACACCGCCGCGAGCCGAAACAGCGATCTATCTCGTGGCCTGGCTTGGCATCTCGTGGCCTGGCTTGGCCGTCAACCAGTCGCGCACCTGCTGATCCTCCGGGTGGGCCGTGCGGCAGACGAGGCGCGACACCGGCCAGACCGTTGGCCGGAACTCAACGCGCGCCGGTGTGACCCGCACCGCCATGCGCCATGCGCTTCGCCGTTTCGCTGCGGTCGATGACCGATGGCAGATGACAGCGCTCCGCCACATCGAACACCGCCGGTCTCCAGATGGCGACGTCCACGGGGCGCCGACCGCTGGGCTCCGCACCCTGCCAACCAGCCAGACCTCCGCGCTCGACGACTTTGATCGCCAGTTCTGTATCCGGATCCGAACTGGCCACGGCCCGGAGTTCGGATCCGGATACACATCTGGCGATCTTCGAAGGCGGGGGTGGGATGAGGCTGGGAAACAGCGCCGGGGCGGGTTGGGATCGGCGTCGCGGGGTGTCGCTGCCTGCCTGGCGTCCGTGCGGTCGCTAGGTGGCCCGGCGCCGGCGAGATCCACATCGCCGACTGGTTTGCGGTTCGTCGTTTCGCTGTGGCGACGGACGGATCTGTGCGGATCTTGTGATCAAGCCGCCGTCGACAGAG of the Pseudofrankia saprophytica genome contains:
- a CDS encoding DeoR/GlpR family DNA-binding transcription regulator, yielding MNAAERHRLVLTVLGERNRASVAELAKVTGASEMTVRRDLEQLESQGALRRVHGGAVSAPLSGVEPPYAVRALADTETKARLGAAVVELLRDGETVALDTGTTAVAVAAAMAGRQLTVTPLSLHAAGRLAAQDGIQLLMPGGQVRRGELSFHGELAVRTFEELRYDTFILSCCGVDATTGATAHDLDDVQVKRAAVRAARRTILVATADKLGHVTFGRVCPPDQISLLITDAPRTAAPVRELLAAGVEVTTIP
- a CDS encoding GNAT family N-acetyltransferase encodes the protein MTVLRTARLVLRPVESGDLAAVLAYRNDPDVARYQGWPLPYTSEHFATLLSADGGPDSGGWVNQGICDPSGLVGGIALRLDGDEAELGISLATAVQGRGYATEALARLTEHAFTDLGLRRLRANVDPRNEAVIRLLLRANWHHERTSCATYWHRDHWADEAWYTLDRPH
- a CDS encoding EAL domain-containing protein; translation: MWEARSQVWSAISDLIDAGGPRIVYQPIVRLDTGAITAVEALARFPNRCGGRVHNTEDWFLDADQVGLCVELEMIAIERALDALPHLTRGTRLAVNASPSTIATAIVEFVHDLPVRNRLIIEITEHENCIAKPAAMRAIHHLRDLGIQIAIDDTGTGYSGLEQLVKLRPDIIKLDHILTRGINRDPARRALATGLVQLAREIDGTVVAEGIETSAECDAVIDAGVFYGQGYLLGKPAPALP